The proteins below are encoded in one region of Thermosulfurimonas marina:
- the argS gene encoding arginine--tRNA ligase — translation MIVRKIRELLTEYLPEGVSFQVEPPPREEMGDLATNAALVAASRLGRKPRDLAEELAQRLAERKELFRRVEVAGPGFLNFFVAPAYWQAVVERVLTAGPDYGRSALGAGRKVQVEFVSANPTGPLHIGHGRGAAVGDSLARLLDFAGYRVVREYYINDRGRQMEVLGRSVWLRARELSGEEITFPEDHYRGEYIIEIARKLLAQRPDLLQLPEKEAVSVAREFALSEILAEIRKDLEDFGVHYDVWYSERELYERGEVEEALSALREAGYLYEKDGALWFRATAFGDEKDRVVFRANGEPTYFASDIAYHREKFLKRGFDLVVDVWGADHHGYVPRLKAALAALKIEPERLRVLLIQMVNLIEGGRLKSMSTRAGEFVPLRELMEEVGRDAVRFTFLTRKCDAPLDFDVELVKSQKSENPVYYVQYAHARLASVFRKAEEEGLSPEGYEPSLLETPEDLRVLKLLDFFPQVVEEAAEALEPHRLTYYLLDLAEALHDYYTKHRFLSEDRALSRARLALARAVKQVLANGLNLLGVSAPERM, via the coding sequence ATGATCGTAAGGAAGATTCGGGAACTACTGACTGAGTATCTTCCGGAGGGAGTGTCCTTTCAGGTGGAACCTCCTCCCCGGGAAGAGATGGGCGATCTGGCCACCAACGCGGCCCTGGTGGCCGCGAGCCGTCTGGGCCGAAAGCCTCGGGATCTGGCCGAGGAACTGGCCCAAAGGCTTGCGGAAAGAAAGGAACTTTTCCGCCGGGTAGAGGTGGCCGGGCCGGGGTTTCTCAATTTTTTTGTGGCCCCGGCCTACTGGCAGGCGGTGGTGGAACGGGTGCTTACGGCCGGCCCGGATTACGGGCGCAGCGCCCTCGGGGCCGGCCGCAAGGTGCAAGTGGAGTTTGTCTCCGCCAATCCTACCGGCCCCCTACATATCGGACACGGACGCGGGGCGGCGGTGGGAGATTCTCTGGCCCGGCTCCTGGATTTTGCCGGCTACCGCGTGGTGCGCGAGTACTATATCAACGATCGGGGCCGTCAAATGGAGGTCCTAGGACGGTCGGTCTGGCTCCGGGCCCGGGAGCTTTCTGGAGAAGAGATCACCTTCCCCGAGGATCATTATCGGGGCGAATACATTATAGAGATAGCCCGTAAGCTTCTGGCGCAGCGTCCGGATCTTCTTCAACTTCCCGAGAAAGAGGCGGTATCCGTAGCCCGGGAATTTGCCCTTTCGGAGATCCTGGCGGAGATCCGTAAGGATCTCGAAGACTTCGGGGTCCATTACGATGTCTGGTACTCCGAAAGGGAGCTTTACGAACGGGGCGAGGTGGAAGAGGCCCTCTCCGCCTTAAGGGAGGCGGGCTACCTCTATGAGAAAGACGGGGCCCTCTGGTTCCGGGCCACGGCCTTCGGCGACGAGAAGGACCGGGTGGTGTTTCGGGCCAACGGCGAGCCCACCTATTTTGCCTCGGACATCGCCTACCATCGGGAAAAATTCCTCAAGCGGGGTTTTGATCTGGTGGTGGATGTCTGGGGGGCGGATCATCACGGCTATGTCCCGCGGCTAAAGGCCGCCCTCGCGGCCCTTAAGATTGAGCCCGAAAGACTGCGGGTGCTTCTCATCCAGATGGTAAATCTTATCGAGGGGGGGCGCCTCAAGAGTATGTCCACCCGCGCCGGGGAGTTCGTGCCCCTGCGGGAGCTTATGGAAGAGGTGGGCCGGGACGCGGTGCGCTTCACTTTTCTTACCCGCAAGTGTGACGCCCCTCTGGATTTCGACGTGGAACTGGTCAAGAGCCAGAAGAGCGAAAATCCGGTCTATTATGTCCAGTACGCCCATGCCCGGCTGGCCAGCGTCTTTCGCAAGGCCGAAGAGGAGGGCCTTTCTCCGGAGGGCTACGAGCCCTCCCTGCTTGAGACCCCGGAGGATCTCCGGGTCCTCAAGCTCCTGGACTTCTTTCCCCAGGTGGTGGAGGAGGCCGCCGAAGCCCTGGAGCCGCATCGCCTTACCTACTATCTTCTGGATCTGGCCGAGGCCCTGCACGATTACTACACCAAGCACCGCTTCCTTTCCGAGGACCGGGCCCTTTCCCGGGCCCGGCTGGCCCTGGCCCGGGCGGTGAAACAGGTGCTGGCCAACGGGTTAAATCTCCTCGGGGTTTCGGCCCCGGAAAGGATGTGA
- a CDS encoding SPOR domain-containing protein — MAKRFRFELGFLGMVFVFLLLVCLFFWMFVLGVWFGQRLVGKGASPVAEKTLKEKVPEEVPAEEVSPPPVALPGNLTASPQAAPPEAPKEVTPQKVPPEEARVVSPPKSSASSEKTKKPVPQPREYYVLQVASFRDRAEAERYARAFRDRGYAAEVVTVNLPGKGTWHRIYVGRFETQAEAEKAYRELKARKLVKTAYIKKVSR, encoded by the coding sequence ATGGCCAAGAGATTCCGCTTCGAACTGGGCTTTTTGGGGATGGTCTTTGTCTTCCTCCTTCTGGTCTGTCTTTTCTTCTGGATGTTCGTCCTGGGGGTCTGGTTTGGCCAGCGACTGGTGGGCAAAGGGGCCTCTCCGGTGGCCGAAAAGACCCTCAAGGAGAAGGTCCCGGAGGAGGTTCCGGCCGAGGAGGTAAGCCCTCCTCCGGTGGCCCTTCCCGGGAATCTTACGGCCTCTCCCCAGGCCGCGCCCCCGGAGGCTCCGAAGGAGGTCACTCCCCAAAAGGTGCCGCCAGAAGAGGCCCGGGTGGTTTCCCCTCCGAAAAGCTCTGCTTCTTCCGAAAAGACCAAAAAACCCGTTCCCCAGCCCAGAGAATATTATGTGCTTCAGGTGGCCTCTTTCCGGGATCGGGCCGAGGCCGAGCGCTACGCCCGGGCCTTTCGCGACCGGGGCTATGCCGCAGAAGTGGTCACGGTAAATCTTCCGGGCAAGGGGACCTGGCACCGGATCTACGTAGGGCGCTTTGAGACCCAGGCCGAGGCGGAGAAGGCCTATAGGGAGCTCAAGGCCCGCAAGCTGGTCAAGACCGCCTACATCAAGAAGGTCTCCCGGTGA
- a CDS encoding N-acetyltransferase — protein sequence MIRKARLRDVRDIHRLISHFAKTGQVIPRPLGELYECVREFFVYEVPEKDLIAGACGLHVVWEDLGEIRSLVVSEEFQREGIGAELVRAALAEARELGLKRVFVLTVVPDFFERLGFREIDKGELPHKVWADCIRCPKFPECDEVALVRELEDGRA from the coding sequence GTGATCCGCAAGGCCCGCCTGCGCGACGTCCGCGACATCCATCGCCTCATCTCCCATTTTGCCAAGACCGGCCAGGTCATTCCCCGGCCCCTAGGGGAACTTTACGAGTGCGTGCGGGAGTTTTTCGTTTACGAGGTCCCGGAAAAAGATCTTATTGCCGGGGCCTGTGGGCTACACGTGGTCTGGGAGGACCTGGGAGAGATCCGCTCCCTGGTGGTGAGCGAGGAATTTCAGCGGGAGGGGATCGGGGCGGAGCTGGTGCGGGCCGCTCTGGCCGAGGCCCGGGAACTGGGGCTCAAGAGGGTCTTTGTCCTCACCGTGGTCCCGGATTTTTTTGAGCGCCTGGGCTTTCGCGAGATCGACAAGGGGGAGCTCCCCCACAAGGTCTGGGCGGACTGTATCCGCTGCCCCAAGTTCCCGGAGTGCGACGAGGTGGCCCTGGTGAGGGAGCTTGAGGATGGCCGAGCTTGA
- a CDS encoding radical SAM protein, whose product MAELEAVRRAREILGPQLEECRICPWECGVDRRAGELGRCGLPAAPVVSGYEPHFGEEACLVGEGGSGAVFFTGCNLFCVFCQTWEISRERRGKEITVEELAGIFLELAERGCENLNLVTPTPQIPAILAALERALEAGLRLPVVYNTGGYERVETLRALEGVVDLYLPDFKVWNPETAERLLGARDYPQRAREAIKEMWRQVDGLRLDERGVAQRGLIVRHLVLPENLAQTDEILRFLAREISPAVRVNIMGHYHPEGQAFEIKPINRPLTKKEWHNALSEAQRAGLFNLDRTHWPLLPLILLDNSGDGE is encoded by the coding sequence ATGGCCGAGCTTGAGGCGGTCCGCCGGGCGCGGGAGATCTTGGGCCCCCAGCTTGAGGAGTGTAGGATCTGTCCCTGGGAGTGCGGGGTGGATCGCCGGGCCGGGGAGCTTGGCCGCTGCGGCCTTCCGGCGGCCCCGGTGGTCTCGGGCTACGAACCCCATTTCGGGGAGGAGGCCTGTCTGGTGGGGGAGGGAGGAAGCGGGGCGGTCTTTTTTACCGGCTGTAATCTCTTTTGCGTCTTCTGTCAGACCTGGGAGATCAGCCGCGAGCGCCGGGGAAAGGAGATCACCGTGGAGGAGTTGGCCGGGATTTTTCTGGAGCTGGCCGAAAGGGGCTGCGAGAATCTGAATCTGGTCACTCCCACCCCCCAGATCCCGGCCATCCTCGCGGCCCTGGAGAGGGCCCTGGAGGCGGGCCTGAGGCTTCCGGTGGTTTACAATACCGGGGGCTACGAGAGGGTAGAGACCCTGCGGGCCCTCGAGGGGGTGGTGGATCTTTATCTTCCGGATTTCAAGGTCTGGAATCCGGAGACCGCGGAAAGGCTCCTCGGGGCCCGGGACTACCCCCAGCGGGCCCGCGAGGCCATAAAGGAAATGTGGCGTCAGGTAGACGGGCTCAGGCTCGATGAAAGGGGGGTGGCTCAGCGAGGACTCATCGTGCGGCACCTGGTCCTTCCAGAAAATCTGGCCCAAACAGACGAAATTTTGCGCTTTCTAGCCCGGGAAATCTCTCCCGCGGTGCGGGTCAATATTATGGGTCATTATCATCCAGAGGGGCAGGCTTTTGAGATAAAACCGATTAATCGTCCCTTAACGAAAAAAGAATGGCATAATGCTCTTTCCGAGGCCCAAAGGGCTGGGCTTTTTAATCTGGATCGCACCCACTGGCCTCTTCTGCCCTTAATCCTCCTTGACAATTCCGGGGATGGAGAGTAG
- a CDS encoding TusE/DsrC/DsvC family sulfur relay protein, whose protein sequence is MPTVEYKGKVFEVDEDGFLQGGLDAWCMEWVEYVKEQEGIQELTEEHWKVIKVLQDYYKKNGVAPMVRILSKVTGYPLKKIYELFPSGPGKGACKMAGLPKPTGCV, encoded by the coding sequence ATGCCCACGGTTGAGTACAAAGGAAAGGTTTTTGAAGTTGATGAGGATGGGTTCCTTCAGGGAGGTCTGGATGCCTGGTGTATGGAGTGGGTGGAGTATGTGAAGGAGCAGGAGGGTATTCAGGAGCTTACGGAGGAGCACTGGAAGGTCATTAAGGTTCTTCAGGACTACTACAAGAAAAACGGCGTGGCGCCCATGGTGCGGATCCTTTCCAAGGTCACGGGCTATCCTCTCAAGAAGATTTACGAGCTCTTCCCCTCCGGTCCGGGTAAGGGAGCCTGTAAGATGGCCGGGCTTCCCAAGCCTACGGGTTGCGTGTAA
- a CDS encoding helix-hairpin-helix domain-containing protein → MRLKGFFLGAVLFLFLALPLWALDPNRASVEELAALPGIGRGLARRIVEYRRQHGPFRSPEDLLKVKGIGPRRLERLRPYLEFPESPPSGMKVSAGEASPAPGRSYIYRWVDEKGVVHFTEFPEEIPPRFRSRAERIPFPAGSPRAEAPPAPSPETPGPAREPSRPKTDILGRDLKWYREEVLRLVKERDRLRRQIEENRQAMRLLHGGSPIARRGTRTEYGIKLGQGPILRRWAEYKRLRRINQELEKRLSEVEYRLRKGLYREALRTYAPEEVLRYLKEVRKRLK, encoded by the coding sequence ATGAGGCTGAAAGGGTTCTTTCTGGGCGCGGTCCTTTTTCTCTTTCTGGCCCTTCCCCTCTGGGCGCTTGATCCCAACCGGGCCTCGGTGGAGGAGCTGGCCGCCCTTCCGGGGATCGGCCGGGGCCTGGCCCGGCGCATCGTGGAGTATCGCCGGCAACACGGGCCCTTCCGGAGCCCGGAAGACCTCTTGAAGGTAAAAGGGATCGGCCCCCGGCGCCTGGAACGCCTGCGCCCCTATCTGGAATTTCCGGAAAGCCCTCCCTCCGGGATGAAGGTATCCGCAGGAGAGGCCTCCCCGGCCCCGGGCCGGTCCTACATCTACCGCTGGGTGGACGAGAAAGGGGTGGTGCATTTTACGGAATTTCCGGAGGAGATCCCCCCTCGCTTTCGCTCCCGGGCCGAAAGGATCCCCTTTCCCGCCGGAAGCCCTCGGGCGGAGGCCCCTCCGGCCCCCTCCCCGGAGACTCCAGGGCCGGCCAGAGAGCCCTCCCGTCCCAAGACGGACATTCTGGGCCGGGACCTTAAGTGGTATCGGGAAGAAGTCCTGCGCCTGGTCAAGGAAAGGGACCGGCTCCGCCGGCAGATCGAGGAGAACAGGCAGGCCATGCGTCTTCTGCACGGGGGCTCTCCCATTGCCCGCCGGGGAACCCGCACCGAATACGGGATCAAGCTGGGCCAGGGGCCCATTTTGCGCCGCTGGGCGGAATACAAGCGCCTGCGACGCATCAATCAGGAGCTGGAAAAGCGTCTTTCCGAGGTGGAATATCGCCTGCGCAAAGGCCTCTATCGCGAGGCCCTGCGCACCTACGCCCCGGAAGAGGTCCTCAGGTATCTAAAGGAGGTCCGCAAGCGCCTGAAGTAG
- the cobD gene encoding threonine-phosphate decarboxylase CobD: MIRGHGGEVYHLARALSLAPEEILDFSSNVSPLPPPEGLYELLSAHLSEIERLPEADSFSLREALAARFGGAPERYLPSSGTTEWIFALPRALGPRRVLILAPTYADYEDASRAAQVPVKILFAREEDLFHPPLKELTREIRPKDLVFLCNPNNPTGVFLPRASLSELIYSFPEATFVVDESYLPFAAEERESLLTLDPFPENLVVLFSFSKIYRVPGLRLGFAAAEGPLGGVLSDWQLPWAVNRLAQVAGPFLLSRKDHEERVRALVREERPRLAQGLSALGLRVFPSEANFVLTKLPENLSGERIFEELLKRKILVRVCGNFRGLSENFLRFALRSPAENDRLLQALADLL; encoded by the coding sequence TTGATCCGAGGACACGGAGGCGAGGTCTATCACCTGGCCCGGGCCCTTTCCCTGGCCCCGGAAGAGATCCTGGATTTTAGTAGCAACGTGAGCCCCCTTCCCCCTCCGGAAGGCCTCTACGAACTCCTTTCCGCCCACCTTTCCGAGATCGAACGCCTCCCGGAGGCCGACAGTTTCAGCCTGCGGGAGGCCCTGGCCGCCCGTTTCGGAGGGGCTCCGGAGCGCTACCTCCCCTCCTCCGGGACCACGGAGTGGATCTTTGCCCTGCCCCGGGCCTTGGGGCCCCGCCGGGTCCTCATCCTGGCCCCCACCTACGCCGACTATGAAGACGCCTCCCGGGCCGCCCAAGTCCCGGTAAAGATCCTCTTTGCCCGAGAAGAAGACCTCTTCCATCCCCCTCTTAAGGAGCTCACCCGAGAAATCCGGCCGAAAGATCTGGTCTTCCTTTGCAACCCCAACAACCCCACCGGAGTCTTCCTCCCTCGGGCCTCCCTTTCCGAGCTGATCTATTCCTTTCCGGAGGCCACCTTTGTGGTGGATGAGTCCTATCTTCCTTTTGCCGCCGAAGAAAGGGAAAGCCTTCTTACCCTAGACCCCTTCCCCGAAAATCTGGTGGTCCTCTTTTCCTTTTCCAAGATCTATCGGGTGCCGGGCCTGAGGCTGGGCTTTGCCGCGGCCGAAGGCCCTCTGGGGGGGGTCCTTTCGGACTGGCAACTCCCCTGGGCGGTCAATCGTCTGGCCCAGGTGGCCGGCCCCTTTCTCCTTTCCCGAAAGGACCACGAGGAAAGGGTAAGAGCCCTGGTGCGGGAGGAAAGGCCGCGCCTGGCTCAAGGACTTTCGGCCCTGGGGCTTCGGGTCTTTCCCTCGGAGGCCAACTTCGTCCTGACCAAGCTTCCGGAGAATCTTTCCGGGGAAAGGATTTTTGAAGAGCTTCTTAAGCGGAAGATCCTGGTACGGGTCTGCGGAAACTTCCGGGGTCTTTCGGAAAACTTTTTGCGCTTTGCCCTGCGGAGCCCGGCAGAAAACGACCGCCTACTTCAGGCGCTTGCGGACCTCCTTTAG
- the purN gene encoding phosphoribosylglycinamide formyltransferase has translation MYRLGWFSTGRDEAARLLLETVQARIQEGFLPARIAYVFVSRRPGEDRESDLFFELCQKLGLPTVHLSAREFEPELRRKDREAWRRVYHARVLEILPEEVDLVVLAGYMWVVSEEMCTRLPMLNLHPALPGGPKGTWQEVIWQLISARAAETGAMMHRVTPVLDEGPAATFYRFSLRTPDFLPLWEACEEKLLRKGLSALQAEEGESLPLFGRIREEGVRRELPLIVYTLKAFAEGEISWESPELPLDLSARIEEHLRTGAWR, from the coding sequence ATGTACCGGCTGGGTTGGTTTTCTACGGGAAGGGACGAAGCGGCCCGACTCCTTCTGGAGACGGTCCAGGCCCGCATTCAGGAAGGGTTCCTCCCGGCAAGGATTGCCTATGTCTTTGTGAGCCGCAGACCGGGAGAGGATCGGGAATCGGACCTCTTTTTTGAACTCTGCCAAAAGCTGGGGCTTCCCACGGTCCACCTTTCGGCCCGGGAATTCGAGCCCGAACTCCGCCGGAAGGATCGGGAGGCCTGGCGGAGGGTCTATCACGCCCGGGTCCTCGAGATCCTTCCCGAGGAAGTAGATCTCGTAGTGCTTGCGGGCTACATGTGGGTGGTCTCCGAGGAGATGTGCACCAGGCTTCCCATGCTGAACCTCCATCCGGCCCTTCCCGGAGGCCCCAAAGGGACCTGGCAGGAGGTGATCTGGCAGCTCATCTCCGCCCGGGCCGCGGAGACCGGGGCCATGATGCACCGGGTGACCCCGGTGCTTGACGAAGGCCCGGCGGCCACCTTTTATCGCTTCAGCCTGCGCACCCCGGATTTCCTTCCCCTCTGGGAGGCCTGCGAGGAAAAGCTTCTGCGCAAGGGGCTTTCCGCCCTCCAGGCCGAAGAAGGAGAAAGCCTGCCCCTCTTTGGCCGGATCCGGGAGGAAGGGGTCCGGCGGGAACTTCCCCTCATCGTTTACACCCTCAAGGCCTTTGCCGAGGGGGAGATCTCTTGGGAAAGCCCGGAACTCCCCCTGGATCTTTCCGCAAGGATCGAGGAGCACCTCCGCACCGGGGCCTGGCGTTGA
- a CDS encoding deoxyguanosinetriphosphate triphosphohydrolase codes for MTPRERWEALEEEFLSPWAAKAARSRGRLRPEAECPLRTCFQRDRDRIIHSKAFRRLKHKTQVFLAPTGDHYRTRLTHTLEVAQIARTMARALRLNEDLTEAIALGHDLGHTPFGHAGEEVLNELMPGGFRHYEQSLRVVDCLEKEGRGLNLTHEVRDGILKHSKGLGPILSPEDDPPLTLEAQVVRLADLIAYVNHDLDDALRAGIIRERDIPKDCLQILGHRHAARINTVVQDTVQETLAAGDGRLHLSERVLRALSELREFLFERVYRAREVRREFEKARRVLIDLFEYYLRQESVWEKEMPCYEEGIYKERMVCDFIAGMTDRYALYLYEKLFLPRPYPITLTGADRGD; via the coding sequence ATGACTCCGCGGGAGAGATGGGAGGCCCTGGAGGAAGAATTTCTTTCGCCCTGGGCGGCGAAGGCCGCCCGGTCTCGGGGAAGACTGCGTCCGGAAGCGGAATGCCCCCTGCGCACCTGCTTTCAACGGGACCGGGACCGCATCATCCACAGTAAGGCCTTTCGGCGCCTCAAACACAAGACCCAGGTCTTCCTGGCCCCCACCGGGGACCACTACCGCACCCGCCTCACCCACACCCTGGAGGTGGCCCAGATCGCCCGTACCATGGCCCGGGCCCTGAGGCTCAATGAGGACCTTACCGAAGCCATCGCCCTGGGCCACGACCTGGGCCATACCCCCTTCGGACACGCCGGAGAAGAGGTCCTGAACGAACTCATGCCCGGAGGCTTTCGCCACTACGAGCAGAGCCTGCGGGTGGTAGATTGTCTGGAAAAGGAGGGCCGGGGGCTCAATCTGACCCACGAGGTACGGGACGGAATCCTCAAACACTCCAAGGGCCTGGGGCCCATACTCTCTCCCGAAGACGATCCCCCGCTCACCCTGGAGGCCCAGGTGGTGCGCCTGGCAGACCTCATCGCTTACGTGAATCACGATCTGGACGACGCCCTCCGGGCGGGAATCATCCGGGAAAGGGACATCCCTAAAGATTGCCTCCAGATCCTGGGGCACCGCCATGCGGCCCGGATCAACACCGTGGTCCAGGACACGGTGCAGGAAACCCTGGCCGCCGGGGACGGCCGTCTCCACCTCTCGGAGCGGGTGCTGCGGGCCCTGAGCGAACTCCGGGAGTTTCTTTTCGAGAGGGTCTACCGGGCCCGGGAGGTGCGCCGGGAGTTCGAAAAAGCCCGCCGGGTCCTGATCGATCTCTTTGAATATTACCTGCGCCAGGAAAGCGTCTGGGAAAAGGAGATGCCCTGCTACGAGGAGGGGATCTACAAAGAACGCATGGTCTGCGACTTCATCGCCGGCATGACCGACCGCTACGCCCTATATCTTTACGAGAAACTCTTTCTCCCCCGCCCCTACCCCATTACCTTGACAGGTGCGGACCGGGGAGACTAA